The Drechmeria coniospora strain ARSEF 6962 chromosome 02, whole genome shotgun sequence genome has a segment encoding these proteins:
- a CDS encoding ATP synthase gamma chain, with product MLSRAARPALRAVATAPTRAATAGNAGAAGYATLREIEGRLKSIRNIEKITNTMKIVASTKLTRAQRSMIESRKYGQTSNEVFESAETVAAEGEEKKSLIIVCSSDKGLCGGIHSGLSRKIRSLAGDESAFDLAIVGEKCKSQLQRTNANAIQLTFAGIGKDVPTFADAQAIADQIVMLPTEYTDVKILYNKFVNAQSYEPTFIEAFSEEAIAQSPNISSFELDDEVLENLREYSLANSLYWALAEGHACEQSARRNAMDNASKNAGEMIGKYQILYNRTRQAVITGELVEIITGATASEDM from the exons ATGCTGTCACGGGCGGCTAGACCAGCTCTCCGAGCTGTGGCCACAGCTCCCACTCG AGCTGCCACCGCTGGcaatgccggcgccgccgggtACGCGACCCTCCGCGAGATCGAAGGCCGCCTCAAGTCGATTCGCAACATCGAGAAGATCACCAACACGATGAAGATTGTTGCTTCGACCAAGCTCACTCGCGCACAGCGCAGCATGATCGAGTCCCGAAAGTACGGCCAAACCTCCAACGAGGTCTTCGAGTCGGCCgagaccgtcgccgccgagggtgaGGAGAAGAAGTCGCTCATCATCGTCTGCTCCTCCGACAAGGGCCTTTGCGGTGGTATCCACTCCGGTTTGAGCCGAAAGATCCGTTCCCTGGCCGGTGACGAGTCCGCCTTTGACCTTGCTATCGTTGGCGAGAAGTGCAAGTCGCAGCTCCAGCGAACCAACGCCAACGCCATCCAGCTCACCTTTGCTGGCATTGGCAAGGACGTCCCTACCTTTGCCGACGCCCAGGCCATCGCCGACCAGATCGTCATGCTCCCCACGGAATACACCGACGTCAAGATCCTGTACAACAAGTTCGTCAATGCCCAGAGCTACGAACCGACCTTCATTGAGGCATTTTCCGAGGAGGCCATCGCGCAGTCCC CCAACATCTCCTCTTTCGAGCTCGATGACGAGGTTCTGGAAAACCTCCGCGAGTACAGCCTTGCCAACTCCCTCTACTGGGCTCTGGCTGAGGGCCACGCCTGCGAGCAGTCTGCCCGACGAAATGCCATGGAC AACGCTTCGAAGAACGCCGGCGAGATGATTGGCAAGTACCAGATTCTCTACAACCGTACTCGACAGGCTGTCATTACTGGCGAGCTGGTCGAGATTATCACTGGTGCTACCGCCTCTGAGGACATGTAA
- a CDS encoding lysine-specific histone demethylase 1 — protein sequence METSIDPHTSERSELIELVLSDSGDVNSLESSSSAALRVSHSPRGASPLPPSYHDSSSAQESLADRMPEAAPEVVTWTEDTNVNKPEDPSLMDTSLAEYVFNSSTRLSLIEHEPCPFEETRQEDDAPPLQATDEYSAVDSFNSSRSTMTELSDVSSLPPSTSSKSTTPAETDVARRHQGDDQTLPFTPPSYSCSADRLTFTVLPKSSVPADIPSYQYAAECIIAAETSRLNPYALHAEEYHLLRQHISHNQVTTYLNIRNGILRLWTRRPWIAVTRREAVGCANARWFDAASVCYDWLVRRAFINFGCTQLPERAANGHSDAPEAKRRKVVAVVGAGISGLACARQLEGLFNVYSDHFYDIGEDIPKVVVLEGRGRVGGRVYSREFKSKPGGEQLDFDGKRHTAEMGGMIITGFDRGNPMNVLVRGQLGLPYHTLSAETTIYDSNGKPVDAVRDELVEKLYNDCLDRVSEFKYKTQPPRVVEGNRGLLDAGRDSVGDGSKSIAQAEKASIALPHVSSASVHNAAGNVGLFPMSADKLTGRVHNELGVSGALKSTEKAKRMGWQLKPGAQHESEVDLGDGAALKDATLGSVLDLAIEQYKKLVDLNSQDHRLINWHIANLEYSNATNVNHLSLGLWDIDAGNEWEGHHTMVGGGYQSVARGLLHCPSLLDLTTKFPVKKIQYHSDDFLGPAKIESEDGVVVEADCVVCTVPLGVLKHGSIDFEPPLPAWKTSAIDRLGFGILNKVVLVYDKVFWEEDRHIFGVLRDAPDRHSTSQREYRSNRGRFFQWFNVSSTTGLPCLIALMAGDAGFETEHASNECLIAEATSILRGLFGQDVPYPVESVVTRWGADRFARGSYSSAAPGMLPEDYDTTARSIGNLFFAGEHTIVTHPATVHGAYLSGLRAASEVLEAMVGPIEVPTPLVLPRDSLLLHRRKEAAKDPEQARLDAYEVQVWGYIHSQIGERPVRPCKVTGNPYLLYSKAHFEDARSRCEENRKSTKSRGTPKEVRMMTAKMWKHATAEERRPFEEQAAEHKRMYAEAIQQFTESSQAWDSKAASLLTIYEKDHPIVPGPDEMRRGNDIPSMFQKYRRAKHVSYAEEQDNNMEL from the exons ATGGAAACGAGTATAGATCCTCATACTTCTGAAAGAAGTGAGCTCATTGAGCTTGTCTTGAGCGATTCAGGCGACGTCAATTCGCTCGAGTCCTCCTCCAGCGCTGCTCTACGTGTTTCTCACTCACCTCGCGGGGCATCACCCCTGCCTCCTTCCTACCATGATTCCTCGTCCGCTCAGGAATCCCTGGCCGATCGGATGCCGGAAGCGGCTCCAGAAGTCGTAACCTGGACTGAAGATACGAATGTCAATAAACCAGAGGATCCGTCCCTCATGGACACAAGTCTCGCCGAGTACGTCTTCAACTCATCAACACGTCTCTCCCTTATTGAGCACGAGCCCTGCCCCTT TGAGGAGACTCGCCAGGAAGACGATGCTCCCCCCCTGCAAGCTACCGATGAATAcagcgccgtcgactcctTCAACTCGTCCcggtcgacgatgacggagcTCTCGGACGTTTCATCACTCCCTCCATCGACTTCGAGCAAATCTACTACACCGGCCGAAACGGACGTGGCCCGGCGCCATCAAGGCGACGACCAGACTCTGCCTttcacgccgccgtcgtatAGCTGCAGTGCTGACAGACTCACCTTCACCGTTCTTCCCAAATCATCAGTCCCTGCCGACATTCCCTCCTATCAATACGCGGCCGAGTGCATCATCGCAGCAGAAACGTCACGGCTCAACCCCTACGCGCTTCACGCCGAAGAATACCATCTCCTCCGACAGCACATATCTCACAACCAAGTCACGACGTATTTGAACATCAGAAACGGTATCTTGCGTCTTTGGACGAGGCGCCCTTGGATCGCCGTCACCCGACGGGAAGCCGTCGGTTGCGCAAACGCTCGCTGGTTCGACGCTGCTAGTGTCTGTTACGACTGGCTCGTTCGTCGAGCCTTCATAAACTTCGGCTGCACCCAGCTACCCGAAAGAGCGGCGAACGGTCACAGTGATGCACCAGAGGCGAAGAGGCGAAAGGtagtcgccgtcgtcggcgctggcATCTCTGGCTTGGCGTGTGCGAGGCAGCTCGAGGGCCTGTTCAACGTGTACTCTGACCATTTTTACGACATTGGCGAAGACATcccaaaggtcgtcgtcctcgaggggCGCGGCCGTGTGGGCGGCAGAGTGTACTCGCGCGAATTCAAAAGCAAGCCTGGGGGTGAGCAATTAGACTTTGACGGCAAACGGCATACAGCCGAGATGGGTGGCATGATCATTACCGGCTTCGATCGCGGGAACCCCATGAATGTCTTGGTGCGTGGCCAACTGGGACTGCCTTATCACACTCTCTCGGCGGAAACCACAATATACGACAGCAATGGGAAGCCGGTAGATGCGGTccgcgacgagctcgtcgagaagctATACAACGACTGTCTCGACAGAGTAAGCGAGTTCAAGTACAAGACGCAGCCACCTAGAGTCGTCGAGGGCAATcgcggcctcctcgacgccggccgcgacAGCGTTGGCGACGGGAGTAAGTCCATCGCGCAGGCGGAGAAGGCGTCCATAGCACTTCCTCATGTTTCGTCGGCATCTGTGCACAACGCTGCCGGAAATGTTGGGCTGTTTCCCATGTCCGCCGATAAGCTGACCGGCCGCGTGCACAATGAACTTGGCGTATCCGGAGCCCTCAAATCGACGGAAAAGGCGAAGCGAATGGGCTGGCAGCTGAAGCCTGGGGCGCAGCATGAGTCCGAGGTTGACCTCGGCGATGGAGCGGCGCTGAAAGATGCAACCTTGGGATCCGTTCTCGACTTGGCCATTGAGCAATACAAAAAGCTCGTCGACTTGAACTCGCAGGATCATCGGCTCATCAACTGGCACATAGCCAACCTAGAGTATAGCAACGCGACGAATGTGAATCATCTGAGCCTCGGCCTGTGGGATATCGACGCTGGCAATGAGTGGGAGGGCCACCACACGATGGTCGGCGGCGGTTACCAGAGTGTCGCTCGTGGTCTCTTGCACTGCCCATCCTTGCTGGATTTGACAACCAAATTCCCCGTCAAGAAGATCCAGTACCACAGCGACGACTTCTTGGGCCCGGCAAAGATCGAGTCGGAGGACGGCGTGGTTGTGGAGGCAGACTGCGTCGTCTGCACAGTTCCATTAGGTGTGCTGAAGCATGGCAGCATCGATTTCGAACCTCCACTGCCGGCTTGGAAAACGAGTGCCATCGACCGTCTGGGCTTTGGCATCCTCAACAAGGTCGTCTTGGTCTACGACAAGGTCTTTTGGGAGGAGGATAGGCATATTTTTGGCGTGCTCCGGGATGCCCCCGATCGACACAGCACGTCTCAACGGGAGTACCGTTCGAATCGGGGACGTTTTTTCCAGTGGTTTAACGTGTCAAGCACGACCGGCCTGCCCTGTCTCATCGCCCTCATGGCTGGAgacgccggcttcgagaCGGAGCATGCCAGCAACGAGTGTCTGATCGCAGAGGCTACGAGCATCCTCCGGGGCTTGTTTGGTCAAGACGTGCCGTATCCGGTAGAGTCGGTCGTTACGCGCTGGGGCGCTGACCGATTCGCACGGGGCAGCTACTCTTCCGCTGCTCCCGGTATGTTGCCGGAAGACTATGATACCACGGCTCGGTCCATTGGCAACCTCTTCTTTGCGGGTGAGCATACGATTGTGACGCACCCCGCAACGGTCCATGGCGCCTATCTTTCTGGTCTCCGAGCCGCGTCTGAGGTTCTAGAGGCCATGGTTGGTCCAATAGAGGTTCCTACGCCCCTCGTTCTGCCACGGGATTCATTGCTGCTGCACAGGCGCAAGGAGGCAGCCAAGGACCCTGAACAGGCACGGCTAGATGCCTACGAAGTTCAAGTCTGGGGCTACATCCACTCGCAGATCGGGGAACGGCCGGTTCGACCCTGCAAGGTCACTGGGAACCCATATCTCCTCTACAGCAAGGCACACTTTGAAGATGCGAGAAGTCGATGCGAAGAGAACCGCAAGTCGACCAAGTCGCGGGGAACACCTAAAGAGGTGCGGATGATGACAGCCAAGATGTGGAAGCATGCGACGGCAGAAGAACGTAGACCATTTGAGGAGCAAGCTGCCGAGCACAAGCGGATGTACGCCGAGGCCATCCAGCAATTCACCGAATCTTCTCAGGCCTGGGACAGCAAGGCCGCCTCCCTGCTGACAATCTATGAAAAGGACCACCCGATCGTGCCGGGTCCAGATGAGATGAGACGAGGAAACGATATTCCCTCCATGTTCCAAAAGTATCGTCGTGCGAAGCACGTCAGTTATGCGGAGGAGCAAGACAATAACATGGAACTTTAG
- a CDS encoding ubiquitin conjugating enzyme, whose product MATQMREKRVAKERQKIDKFGLPPGIELIEGDNLKQWLLDIRVLDNNPLYKGQTYRLKFQFPQSYPIEPPEVTFDENPNRPVPMHPHIYSNGIICLDLLGSQGWSPVQSAESVCMSIQSMLTSNSKNERPPGDEEFVRGNKLRPRDIEFLYHDSSV is encoded by the exons ATGGCGACACAAATGCGTGAGAAGCGTGTGGCCAAAGAACGGCAAAAG ATCGATAAATTCGGCCTCCCGCCTGGCATCGAGCTCATCGAAGGCGACAACCTGAAGCAATGGCTGCTCGACATCCGCGTCCTCGATAACAACCCGCTCTACAAAGGCCAAACCTACCGCCTCAAATTCCAGTTCCCCCAGTCGTATCCGATCG AGCCGCCGGAGGTTACTTTCGACGAAAATCCGAACCGTCCAGTCCCGATGCATCCCCACATATATTCCAACGGCATCATAtgcctcgacctgctcggcagCCAGGGCTGGAGTCCCGTCCAGAGTGCCGAGAGCGTGTGCATGAGCATTCAGAGCATGCTCACGAGCAACTCCAAGAACGAGCGCCCccccggcgacgaggagttTGTGCGCGGCAACAAGCTGCGGCCGCGGGACATTGAGTTTCTCTACCACGACAGCTCGGTCTGA
- a CDS encoding Calcium/calmodulin-dependent protein kinase CMK (Calcium/calmodulin-dependent protein kinase CMK, fungi) codes for MSFAGMLNRLHGQPESYDKKSKYKFGRTLGAGTYGIVREADGPTGKVAVKIILKRNVKGNETMVYDELDMLQRLKHPHIVQFVDWFESRDKFYIVTQLATGGELFDRICDQGRFTEKDASQTIKQVLSAVDYLHDNDVVHRDLKPENLLYVTRELESNLILADFGIAKTLDSKEETLKTMAGSFGYAAPEVMEQKGHGKPVDMWSMGVITYTLLCGYSPFRSENLKDLLNECTTNQVTFHERYWKDVSQDAKDFILKLIVPNPDKRWTSKQAMGHIWLTGKNATEHDLVPELLKARELRRKFKHAILAASLKKRIADLKDAESDSDNDMKDAEDAIPEGAADLQPKSGESSKQVSLKDKLKDGALFREVVLAKVKDEKQKKESLEADMELEKEARRRSFNGGS; via the exons atgAGCT TCGCTGGTATGCTCAATCGCCTTCATGGCCAACCGGAGAGCTATGACAAAAA ATCAAAGTACAAGTTCGGTCGCACGCTTGGTGCTGGCACCTATGGCATCGtccgcgaggccgacggcccgACGGGCAAGGTGGCCGTCAAGATCATCCTCAAGAGGAATGTCAAAGGCAATGAGACGATGGTctacgacgagctcgacatgCTTCAGAGGCTGAAGCACCCACACATTGTTCAGTTTGTCGACTGGTTCGAATCCAGG GACAAGTTCTACATTGTGACCCAGCTCGCGACCGGTGGTGAGCTTTTTGACCGAATCTGCGACCAGGGCAGATTTACGGAAAAGGATGCCTCTCAGACCATCAAGCAGGTCCTCAGCGCCGTCGACTACCTCCACGACAACGACGTCGTCCACCGAG ATCTAAAGCCCGAGAATCTCCTCTACGTGACCCGAGAGCTAGAGTCGAACCTTATCCTCGCCGATTTCGGCATCGCCAAGACGCTGGATAGCAAGGAGGAGACGCTCAAGACCATGGCCGGTTCCTTTGGCTACGCGGCCCCCGAAGTCATGGAGCAGAAGGGACATGGCAAGCCCGTGGACATGTGGTCCATGGGCGTCATCACATACACGCTGCTCTGTGGCTACTCTCCCTTCCGGAGTGAGAACCTGAAGGACCTCCTCAACGAGTGCACGACGAACCAGGTGACCTTTCACGAGCGGTATTGGAAAGACGTCAGCCAGGACGCCAAGGACTTCATTCTCAAGCTGATCGTACCCAATCCCGACAAGAGATGGACCAGCAAG CAAGCCATGGGTCACATTTGGCTGACCGGCAAGAATGCTACCGAGCACGACTTGGTGCCTGAGCTGCTCAAGGCTCGCGAGCTCAGGAGGAAATTTAAGCACGCCATTCTAGCCGCCAGCCTGAAGAAGAGGATCGCCGACCTCAAGGATGCCGAGTCCGACTCCGACAACGACATGAAagatgccgaggatgccattcccgaaggcgccgccgacctccAGCCCAAGAGCGGCGAATCTTCGAAGCAAGTCTCCCTCAAGGATAAGTTGAAGGATGGAGCCCTGTTCCGCGAAGTTGTCCTTGCCAAGGTGAAGGATGAGAAGCAGAAGAAAGAGTCTCTCGAGGCAGATATGGagctggagaaggaggccAGGCGTCGCAGCTTCAATGGCGGATCCTGA